AATCCGAATCCGACGAGCCGGCGCCGTCCATCCCCTCCACGCTCTCCCGGCGGCCCGCTGCTTTGAGTTTGGATCTCTTCTCAGTGCTTTCCGACACACAGACCTGCTCCCAGATGGAGGTTTTGGCTCCTGCACTGTCCATGCTGGAGCTCTCAGACTTATAGCTGAACTCAAAATCTTCATCATCGCTGTTTCCCCAATCAAtaacatcatcatcctcatcatcatcctcatcatctagGAGATCTTCAGCTTTCTGACTGTCTTCATACTCGTTTTTCTCATCATCCGTCAGCCTGCACATCTCTTCATCCACCTTCCCCTCTTCAGCTCCATCAGGAGGCACTCGGCCGCCCATGTCATCCCCACTTTCGATTTCTGGAAGTGGCTCTAGAGGGCTCCAGCTTGGGAGGCGGGATAGTGGAGAAAACGGTCCGGTGTTGTAGTGATTGGAGGATAAATCTCTGCCTAAAGCTCTGGGACGCACCTGGTTTCGATTCTCATCCCCCATCATCATTATATCATCATCATTCGGACCCAAGAAGTTGTAGTTTCCATCTTTGTCGGTGCATCTCTTCTGACTGATGCGCAGATTGATGGACGGCGGTGCTTCGGGACTCGCCACCTGATGATCCTGCTGCTGAAGCATTTTGGCTTGAGATTCACTCGCCCTTTAGGATTAGAGAAACACTGTTAGTGTAAATCTGACAAACAATACAATGTctacaacacaaaagaagatactttgaagaatgttctcGTAGACATCCAAATAATACTACTTTTTTTACTAACGCTCTTCAGTTTATCTtcatttgtgctcaacagaagagaAAACTCAGATTTGTACaagtaaaagatgagtaaattatgacaaaacattcattttagggtgaactgtcgctttaaatgaatagttcaccctcAAATGAATATTCTGTCCTACTttcctcatccttcacttgtcataatcctgtttgagtttctttattctgttcttctagaaacctgtaaccattgacatccatagtatttgtttttactactatagaagtcaatggttacaggtttctaacattcttcaaaacatcttcttttgtgttcaaaagaagaaagaaacatataaaggtttataaccacttgaggatgagtaaaggatgacagaattgtacattttacatccaaaaataaacattctgtcatcatttactcacttgagGGACAGTAAACGatgattttagggtgaactggccctttaaatgaatagttccttttgttttcaacagaggaaagaagcgtataaaggtttataatcacttgaggatgagtagCAGATGACAAATTGTACATTTTacatccaaaaataaatattttgccataatttactcacttgaGGGACAGTAAacgatgagtaaataatgattttaaGGTGAACTGACCccttaaatgaatagttcaccctcAAATGAATATTCTGTCCTACTTTCCTCATCCTTCACTTATCAtaatcctgtttgagtttctttattctgttcttctagaaacctgttaccattgacttccatagtatttgtttttactattatagaagtcaatggttacaggtttctaacattcttcaaaacatcttttgtgttcaacagaagaaagaagtatataaaggtttataaccacttgaggatgagtagcAGATGACAAATTGTACATTTTacatccaaaaataaatattttgccataatttactcacttgagggacagtaaatgatgagtaaataatgattttaaGGTGAACTGAACccttaaatgaatagttcaccctcAAATGAATATTCTGTCCTACTTTCCTCATCCTTCACTTTATCAAAATGATTTAGAAAGCAAAGTTATAATACATTACTGCATTGGTCACTCTTTACTATACATGTTTAGTTCACGCATTTACCTAAAGCATAAGATTAAAAAGGTCATTGGGATTTTTTAGGTGTTTTAGAAATGGATTATTGTAGTGAGTGTCTAATGTAAATGTGGTAAAAGATTTCTCAGGTGAAAAACTTAATAGGAGAGATTTACACTTcctgaccaaagtcttgtcgcctatccaagtttaggaacagcaaataataactcgacttctagttgatgatctggtatcagaagaggcttatatgaaaggtaaaggcctctagatgactcTAATTTGAGCACAATACaatctgatcatgccttaatgttgactgatttgattaggacagtaaggtctgactctgcttagactaaagtctgctcactgaaccttcaataatgtccagtatagaatatgtgctcatgctgcagtggaaacagaatgaatattgtgtctgactccatcatgagcttggaggactgcatccatacatctctgacatgactcaaatcactgattaataaagtcatctggaatggcaaagaaagccttcttgcaggactcccagagttcatcaagactctttgtgttcatcttcaacgcctcctccttcatcttaccccagacgtgctcaataatgttcatgtctggtgactaggctggccaatcctggagcagcttgatcttctttgctttcaggagctttgatgtggaggctgaagtatgagaaggagcgctatcctgctggagaatttaccctctcctgtggtttgtaatgtaatgggcagcacaaatgtcttgatacctcaggctgttgatgttgatcaaccactctgcagatctcacgcacgcccccatactgaatggaaccccaaaccatgatttcttcttcagcaaacttgactgatttctgtcagaatcttgtGCACCCTCCACATggaggtcttctgcagtattggtgatgattgggatgcagatcaacagatgattcagcagagaaatccaccttcagacacttttacacatgatcaaccagaagtcaagttattatgtgttgctcttacaactgagatccacaaCAAGACTTTAATCAGGGAGTGTACAGTTAGTGTTAGTCTTCCACAAGCAAAGCCATAATACAATACTGCATTGGTCAGACTTTATAAGCAGAGTTCCCACTCTTTCATAGACCTCTGTTATTCATACCCACAGCACACACTGAAaacaatgattcattggatttactcaatttttttaagttgagtggttgcaaactatttatatgagctgaatataaacaaagttGTATAAATAGAATATAAACACTACTACATTAACAAGTGTCACGGTGGCGTTCATGCattaacaaataatacatttataaaagtatTTGTATTAAAGCCAGGACCCCCTCTTCTCTCCCCCACCTCACAACACCACAACCCTaaactgagtgtgcctcacacaggtgagtgggcttgacaaaccaccagtagaaaacacactctttcatctctctgacactttaacataCACTTGCACCATTTATTTTTACACCAGACACctcttataaaaataaaaaaacactgcatttatgaagtgagtgggcttgacaaaccacctgcagaaaccctCTCCTGTTTCtaatcatctctctctctcttatgaatcactgaatgcctcctcaattgagGACAATAGCGTCTGCTGACTAAATGTGAAATGTTGTTCATTGTTAACTCTCATGTTaatatgcattagtaaatgttgaactatgaacACAAATGCTGTACGAGTACTGTTGACGGTTAGTATTGTTAGTAAACACATAAAGCTTACTGTAAAGAGTGTCCAATACATTCTGTGAATAGGGTTTCACACCAAACAGGACATTATAGCGAATCTTCTAAAGTCCCATGGTTAAAATAATGCATGAAATATTCAGGGGGCAATCCCGTGGCGTGTTCTCCATTTCGGTGACATGAAATATTCAGATGTCCTCTCGCAGATAATAACTCCAGGGGCCTGTCAATCACCGCGGTGCTGAAGAACAGCAACCGGAGGCGCCAAATAATCAAATGATGGAGGACATACAATCAGCAAATTCCGCCCTGAGAGCTGAAGCGAGGATCTGTGCTAACCTGGACGGCTCGGCGCGTTTCGATATATCCGATATAAAAACGCATGCTGTAATTATTATTGGACAATTCGCGAATAGCTCCAAGCGCCCTGGTAAAAATAGGCTGAATATATTCGGTGCATGACGGAAATCACTGAACATTGATATTAACGCGCAAACACATCACCGATTTAAGCATGCATTTTGACAAACACTCAAAAACAGATCACAAAAAGCCAATGAAACACAGATAAACATTGCGTGATTACGTAAGAGCGCATCAGTCAGTCTCACCCCATCATCTCCAGCAGAGGAACAGCGCACATTCTCTGCCCTACACATTTATCTAGCCCTTACATAATCGATGATTGACAATAAGATTTGGGGATTGATTATTAGGGTTTTGTCTTACGGTTTGTTGTCGGTTTTCTGTCCGCGAATGAGCAGCGGTGTGGTCCGGGTTTGCCCTCCTCTGCGGCGGAtgatcctcctcctcctcccgcCTCTGACGCGCTTCCGAACCGGAGGAAAACACGCTCTATCAGGAGAAACTGAGGAAGTCCAGGCTTGAACCTCCCAAAACAAACTGAGTATTGACTGTAATTCGTTtatgttcacacaaaaaaaagcttaaaccagACTAAGCTGGGTGGCTGTTTTTATCTGGTcgaccagcctagttttagaggagttttggctATTCCCAACCTGGTCTTAGCTTGATGATCATAAGTCAGGTTTGGAGCTTAACCAGTGTGGTttcagaggggttttggccatttccaggctggtcaggctgagaaatgatcagctaaaaccagcttgaccagcctggaaatggccaaaacccctctgaaaccacactggtcaaccagctaaaaccagccaactagcttagactggtttaagctgttttccAGCAGGGTGTCCATAAGAAAACAACCATGAAGTGTTAAAAAATTAGTTGAGAAATAgtagaaaaataatgaaaataattttacagGAGAGCAAATAATTTAGCCttcaaataaagtttattaaagtTAATTATTTCTACTGTTATTTCTAGAGTTTTAGAGTGAAATtgtgatgtttattttaatttgggtTGAGAAAAACTGGATATTTTAAGCgaaaataactaaaactgattaaaattcaccccaaaattctgtatttcagaaactatttGAGTTTCCTTCTTTTGTTGAGCACaatggaagatattttgaagaatgctggttgactGCACcatttgacttccattgtaatttgtttcctactatggaagtccatAGATATCattaaccagcattcttcaaaatatcttccattatgttcaacagaagaaactcaagtTTAAAACTACATGAGGGAGAGCGCTGTTTATATCCAAATATGTGAATTAGATTTAGATGATGGACACCAGTCCTGCTCAGCAACCAGAGGGATTTTCATCATTCTTCTTCAAAATAGTGTTCAGGTCTCAACGCgagtcacaatcaccagcgatccaggcttgtagattGCTGGGAATAATTCACTTTCACTTAGGACTACatatcctgtcatgcaccacacactcacatctATTCCGGTTTTCCACTAATTGCTAACACACAAAGCTGAAGCAGTTCAGAAATGATTACACAGTCTTTAAAAgcagcctacacacacacaccggttgcTGAGTCTTGATTATCTGTGAACATTACGTATTTTTCCTTGTTAGGCctagccgtgttttgacccttgtctTGTGTTATCGTTTTGATTCATTGCTGCCTGTATCgaccattcgcctgttatttgaccacgactctggattccctAAATGTATCCGTTTGACTCAGTTGACCAtggcctgcctgaccattctcataataaaccaCACATGGACCCTCTACTCCATGTTACAgagatgctggtggaggaaaacctttcctgactcgctccttcAAAACACTCCAAAGTGCTCAATGATATTTAGAtctgggtactgtgcaggccatgggagatgctCAACTttaccactctgtcaccagtcttgtgGTGTATATTGGTGCATTATCTTCCTGATAAACGccaccaccttcaggatacagTGCTTGGTACaacatgctcttctgcagacctcggttgtaacgagtgcttatttaagttactgttgcctttctatcagctggaaccagtctggccattctcctctggcatcaacaaggcatttgcgcccacagaactacggctcactggatatttcctctttgtcggaccattctctgtaaaccctagataaataaccttaaataaaacaaataagactttctccagaagaaaagatattataggaaatactgtgaaaaattcctgaatctgttcaacataatttgggaaatatttgaagaggaattcacaggagggtgaataatgttgaccaactgtatatattagctaaattaataaacaaaacagccACGAGTTTAAACTAATATgcagggtcagacagaatctgagTTCAAATGCCTTTTTAGTGACTAATAACACACTTTAGGTACTAATTTAGCTGATATGCTAATGAACGcgcagtgttgttgttgttgttgttgttgatggcGTATCATGAGGcgctgtgtgtgtgactgtgttttGTTCCTGCTGCACTTCAGACAGACTCAGTAAGTACATTCCCTCCCCGTCCCATGACAAGCAGTCGGTGGCAACAGAAAGAGCTGTGCTTTTCTCCTCCTCGCTGTCCAACAAAATCCCCATTGAAGAGTCTCTCCTGCAGGCGTCTCCAGTCGCTCCCCCTTCCATCCCTCAATAATAGCCTGAACACatgaaaaatacatcaaataaagaGGCTGCCCGCGGCCGCGTCACATGCAAAATCATCTACATCAAGCAAACAAACGCAAATGAAGATGAGAGACTCAGACAAGAGATGCTGGAAGTCTGAGCTTTGTAAAATGAGCGCTAACACTCGACTGGTTGCGGGATTATACATGTATTTTTGCTTTAACTGTATCATTTACAGTAGATAATCTATTTTTAATGTACAGCTCATGCAATGTTGCTAATTGCTCATTCATTAGTTtcccttttcagcttagtgcctactttatcaggggtcgccacagcggaatgaaccaccaactactctggcatatgttttaggcagtggaTGCTTGACTTCACTATTTaaactgtaacagagttgaccaatTTTATGCCTTTTAATCctattatttgatttaaatagagctgcttctcactcagggctgctgtttatgctactgagggagagatgggcaccagtgggcggggctttccccctctgatgacatcacacaaagggagaatgtcaatcaaagtgtttctgcacacAGTGTTTATcgagtctgattataacaaatacaatcAATTCATGTTGactattagaggctggagatattcacacactgctgacacacagctggggttaaaccccttatTAACGTGATTTCTGCATAACAGCTGCGCTTTAAAATCTGTTCCCAGCTTAAAGCTTTTGTAGTATATACTGTAAGTTACCGTAAACTGACATTGTAAAAATTCCCTGCAGGAGACATAactgcttgttttatttattttctaaatgtaaatgttggatTGTTTTAACCCAAAGTTGGGTCAATATGTACAAGCCCAACACTGggttaattttaaaatgaaatttaaatgacacttttcaaCCCAACAGTTGTATTTGTCCATATTTTGACACAACACAGTTAAATCAACAGAGGGTTTTTACAATTTACACATGAGAGTTTTCCTCCTCATCTAATGTTGATGAATAAAGTTTACTGCATCACTTTACTGTGTTTACCATGATGCAGCGTGAATGATACTgagagaaattaataaaatacagtaaaaaaaaaaaaaaaaaaaaaaaaaaagttgggttgAATTACCCCATCAttgggtcaaaaatggacaaatcTGGCAATTGGgttgaaaaaaagtcatttagatttaattgaaaacagtgatatacagtaaataactgtaaattgacatAGTAAAAAAATTCCTGCATGCTGCTTAACTTCTTATGTTTTATCTACATTACTGTACTCTAAAtgaaaatgttgggttgttttaacccaaagttGGGTCAAGTATGTACAAGCCCAACACTGggttaattttaaaatgaaatttaaaatgacacttttccACCCAACAGTTGTgttggtccatatttgacccaacactgagtTAAATCAAAGCATGGTTTTTATAATGCATGTTTCTGTTCACTTTACACATGAGAGTTTTCCTCTTCATCTAATGTTGATGAATAAAGTTTACTGCATCACTTTACTGTGTTTACCATGATGCAGTGTGAACGAGAAATGAATGGAATACGGTAAACTTAattataaaatgctgggttgtattagcccaacattgggtcaaatatggacaaacctggcaattgagtaaaaacaaaattatatatatatatatatatatatatatatatatatatatatatatatatatatatatatatatatatatatatatatatatatatatatatacacatatatacacatgcatacatatttacacacacacacacacacacacacacagtaaattaCTATAAACAGACATTGTGAAAATATGACGCTTAACTGTTTTATTTACATGACTGTACTCTAAatgaaaatgctgggttgttttaacctaaaGTTGTGTCTAATATGGTCAAGgtcaacattgggttaattttaagattaaatttaaatgacacttttcaaCCCAAGTTGTGtatatccatatttgacccaacattgagttacaACAATTTTTCGAGTGCATGTTTCTGTTCATTTGTGCACATGAGAGTTTTCCTCCTCATCTAATGTTGATGAATAAGGTTTACTGCATCACTTTACTCTGTTTACCATGATGCAGTGTGAACGATACTgagagaaattaataaaatacagtaagcttaattaaaaaaaaatatgcttgGTTGTATTAccccaacactgggtcaaatatggagaaACCTGGCAGGTTGgcttaaaaaaatgtagatttaAGTGAAAACAGTTATATACAGTAAATCACTGTGAAAATTCCCTGCATGAGACTTAActactaatgttttatttacattactgTTCTCTAAATGAAAATGATAGGTTGTTTTAATCCATCATTGGGTCAAATATTTTTAGAGTGcatgtttttgttcatttgtgcAGATGAGAGTTTTCCTCCTCATCTAATGTTGATGAATAAAGTTTACTGCATCACTTTACTGTGTTTACCATGATGCAGTGTGAACGATACTGAGAGAaacgcatccatccatccatttatcgtttgatgtctgtctatctgtctatcattttatacatccatccgtctatccatccatccattgatctgtCATTttatacatacatccatccatccatccatccacccatctatcattttatacatccatccatatatacatccatccatctgtccatccatcatttgATCAgtctttctattcatccatctattgatCTGTCattttatacatccatccatccgtctatccatccatccatcgttggatctgtcattctatctatctatctatctatctatctatctatctattaccCCAATATTGGAGTACTTGACTTGCACAGAGAAACTAACTTAATTCTGACTCATTTCTGAAAACGAAACACTTCCTCtagtctagaaaacgcttcttgatttcagaatgtttcgatatttagactagaaacaggacaaaagaAAAGGCTGTTTTGCATTCACATACGCTGCAAAATCATCTGAATATTTTCAGCAGTGTACTTGAGAAGTTGCCTGCCGCAGCCAGAAGCGCAGCACTTGTTTGGACGCCGCTGCCTGCAGAAATGACCCATTTCCCTCAGTTGGGTTACTCGTCTCCAGTCGCAGTGGTTTGAGCAGTGACAGAACCCACAGGGACAAACCTCTGGCACTGCcgtcacacacaacacacagatCCAGTGTGGCAGACGCTCAAACAACCAGCCAGCAGCCCTACacgaagagagggagagagagagtcacacacacatacacacggggggagagagagagagcgagcatgGGTTGGCAGGCAACATGGATGTATTTTTCTACTTTGACAAGGTCGATTATCTTCAAGAGCATATTCTGTTTTCCAGAGATCATGGGTTAAAATAAAACGTGTAATAAATAGCTGAACAAGCTCACTTAACCTTCATCATGCGTTTCTGCTCCATTTGATCCTGAAGAGAGACATTTAACAGATAAATAACATCCAGTGCTCAGTGTAAAGGAGTACAGACGCTTCTGAAAATGAATTggtttataatcattcattcattttccttcggcttagtccctttattcatgaggggtcgccacagcggaatgaaccgccaactattccagcacgttttcacagcggatgcccttccagctgcaacccagtactgggaaacacccattcacacactcatacactacggccaatttagttgatcaattcccctatagtgcatgtgtgtggaaTATGGAGGACagtggagcacccggaagaacatgcaaactccacacagaaacaccaactgacctagccccaacagcctgaggtatcaagacatttgtgctgcccattacattacaaatcacaggagagggcagattctccagcaggatagcgctccttctcatacttcagcctccacatcaaagctcctgaaagcaaagaaggtcaagctgctccatgattggccagcccagtcaccagacattaacattattgagcatgtctggggtaagatgaagaaaggcgttgaagatgaacacaaagactcttgatgaactctgggagtcctgcatgaaggctttcttcaccattccagatgactttattaatcagtgatttgagtcatgtcagagatgtatggatgcagtcctccaagctcatgatggagtcagacacaatattcattctgtttccactgcagcatgagcacatattctatactggacattattgaaggttcagtgagcagactttagtctaagcagagtcagaccttactgtcctaatcaaatcagtcaaaatcaagacatcatcagattttattgtgctcaaataagcctcatctagaggcctttacctttcatataagacacttctgatacacaatcatcaactagaagtccagttattatttactgttcctaaaacttgaataggccacaagactttcgtcaggtagtgtatatagaaaaataaatttaGTGCAACTTTGTAAATGCTTTAAAACtctttacagtatttaatatcCACCCATACAACGAGTTTGTGGGGGAACCTCAGATTTAAAAAAACTGCATCTATTAAATCGTGTCAAATTTTTGTAATATACATTAATCCTCTTGCTAATTAATGTTAGTCAAAGTGAGGCCTGAAATAAATGTACTAATCATTGcggcactaaaaaaaaaaaaaaaaaaaaaaaatatatatatatatatatatatatatatatatatatatatatatatatatatatatatatatatatatatatatatatatataaaatttcgaGACGAatcaaagtcgagtaaaggaggtcgagccttctcatttatgaactaaactctggaatagccttcctgataacgtccgaggctcagacacactctcccaattcaaaactagattaaagacctatctgttcagtaaagcatacacttagtgcaccacttagcgatatgatacatgaatgtgctccacacatctggtttatatacactatgaacagcaggctacgctaattattctctttttttctccatttccacctggggatactcttcccgaggccccccgagactatgcagcgccactgaagTGAtcaaagacctgtgaagagatgatcacAAGGTTTCTATGAtcccggaccaggccgtatcctgagcagcagctgtggtggtcatggaggagtgcaGAGCATGAGACTCGGAGTGGTGGGGTGGGGGTGGAGGTGTTAATTGAAGAGTGGGGGTGGATGGGGTCCCTGGTCTGTACTTTGAACCAGCCGTTGACATTACACCTATGTCGGCAATCCGGGGGTGTTTTAGACTGTACCGAAAAGATCGGGTCCGGGGTGGGGTGAATTCTGGGAGTTTTCAGGGAGACAGAACAcaatgggagatgggtctgaaatacgggagactcccgggaaaaacatgAGTGTTCATGTATTTAATAGAATAATTGAGGCAGAACAGtagctcagcggttagcactgtcacctcacagtaagaaggtcgctggttcgagtcccggctgggtcagttggcgtttctgtgtagagtttgcactttctcccatgttggcgtgggtttcctccgggtgctccggtttcccccacagtccaaacatatacgctataggggaattgatgaagtaaattggctgtagtgtatgagtgtgaatgtgtgtatgggtgtttcccaattctgggttgcagctggaaaggcatccgctgttttaaacatatgctggaatagttggtggttcattccaatgtggcgagcc
This DNA window, taken from Danio aesculapii chromosome 19, fDanAes4.1, whole genome shotgun sequence, encodes the following:
- the LOC130246488 gene encoding uncharacterized protein LOC130246488; translated protein: MCAVPLLEMMGASESQAKMLQQQDHQVASPEAPPSINLRISQKRCTDKDGNYNFLGPNDDDIMMMGDENRNQVRPRALGRDLSSNHYNTGPFSPLSRLPSWSPLEPLPEIESGDDMGGRVPPDGAEEGKVDEEMCRLTDDEKNEYEDSQKAEDLLDDEDDDEDDDVIDWGNSDDEDFEFSYKSESSSMDSAGAKTSIWEQVCVSESTEKRSKLKAAGRRESVEGMDGAGSSDSDCEPCTELPELMEAVWTLQDREKFKAQEMEKHQVQLSMYRRLALIRWLRTLQGRVQEQQNRLQNSFDIILTHRKELLRMGAANTAAAATAAQ